From the Manihot esculenta cultivar AM560-2 chromosome 3, M.esculenta_v8, whole genome shotgun sequence genome, one window contains:
- the LOC110611907 gene encoding ubiquitin carboxyl-terminal hydrolase 18, with protein sequence MHVGGITGDLNWFLQFILTLFIIALGFLYLVKNTATKYFEVDGNFEGGGGGVGTSISNRNSAAPTIHMEMEDSYCANCGNHGTKKCSRCKSVRYCSAKCQETHWKSEHKSKCKDFVRVNSTQNSKSSFGLKASGVEGRTYSGIALVPASGTSKLTKKPTEVLFPYDDFIKLYYWDKAAFPPCGLLNCGNSCFANVVLQCLTFTRPLLGYLLEKGHQRECRRNDWCFLCEFQVHVERVSQNLCSFSPMNILSRLPNIGGNLGYGRQEDAHEFMRFAIDTMQSACLDEFGGEKAVSPDSQETTFIQHVFGGHLQSQVMCTKCEKISNQFENMMDLTVEIHGDAASLEDCLDQFTAKEWLHGENMYKCDGCNDYVKAWKRLTIQQAPNILTIAFKRFQSGRFGKINKRVTFPETLDLSPYTSKGDGTDLYKLYAVVVHVDMLNASFFGHYICYIKDLCGNWYRVDDCKVRSVELEEVLSEGAYMLLYSRVSVRPSCLKTVGGLKEQDPARKVEIGSCTNEKIECTKEKDCFSVLESPESLVSERNSEFVNEHDFASNSAVSMDISSCGNKSCSRVDSEDMDIKSLLSSGTVVLNCDRDATVAFNSEAAGADSDHMNAIDCYSNTSVLVEISEGDKDSSSSTNSKAVVLEDSVNTGQVSSESSSGIIKDSKVNGDVYSFSGLATTKTSTETRYQK encoded by the exons ATGCATGTAGGTGGAATAACGGGGGATCTGAATTGGTTCCTTCAATTTATATTGACGTTATTTATAATAGCTTTAGGATTCCTTTACTTGGTAAAGAATACCGCGACGAAGTATTTCGAGGTCGACGGCAATTTCGAAGGTGGGGGAGGTGGAGTTGGCACTTCTATTTCTAATCGGAATAGCGCGGCTCCGACCATTCATATGGAAATGGAGGACTCTTATTGTGCCAATTGCGGCAATCATGGAACCAAGAAGTGCTCACGTTGTAAATCCGTTAGATACTG CTCAGCAAAATGCCAAGAAACtcactggaaatctgagcataAGTCAAAATGCAAGGATTTTGTCAGGGTAAATTCaacacaaaattcaaaatccagctttgGATTAAAAGCATCAGGTGTTGAAGGTAGAACTTATTCTGGCATTGCACTGGTTCCTGCCAGTGGGACTAGTAAGCTTACAAAGAAGCCAACAGAG GTTCTTTTCCCTTATGATGACTTCATTAAACTTTACTACTGGGACAAGGCAGCATTCCCTCCTTGTGGGCTCTTAAATTGTGGAAACAG TTGCTTTGCCAATGTGGTTCTGCAATGCCTCACATTCACACGGCCGCTTCTTGGTTACTTGTTGGAGAAAGGTCACCAAAGAGAAT GTAGACGCAATGATTGGTGCTTTCTATGTGAATTTCAAGTACACGTTGAAAGAGTGAGCCAAAATCTGTGTTCTTTTTCTCCTATGAATATTCTGTCTCGATTGCCCAACATTGGCGGTAACCTTGGCTATGGAAGACAAGAGGATGCTCACGAGTTTATGAG GTTTGCCATTGATACGATGCAATCAGCATGCCTTGATGAATTTGGTGGGGAAAAAGCCGTCTCTCCTGACTCTCAAGAAACAACTTTTATTCAACATGTATTTGGTGGTCACCTACAATCTCAG GTGATGTGTACAAAATGTGAAAAGATTTCAAATCAATTTGAAAATATGATGGATTTAACTGTTGAAATACATGGTGATGCTGCATCCTTGGAGGATTGCCTTGATCAATTCACGGCCAAAGAGTGGCTTCATGGAGAAAATATGTACAAATGTGATGG GTGCAATGACTATGTCAAGGCATGGAAGCGTCTCACCATTCAACAGGCTCCAAATATTCTCACAATTGCCTTCAAAAGATTTCAG AGTGGAAGGTTTGGAAAAATCAACAAAAGAGTAACTTTTCCTGAGACATTAGATTTGAGCCCGTACACGAGTAAAGGTGATGGGACAGATTTATACAAGCTTTACGCTGTTGTGGTCCACGTGGATATGCTGAATGCTTCATTTTTTGGTCATTATATATGCTATATTAAGGATCTCTGTGGAAACTGGTACAGAGTTGATGACTGTAAG GTTCGAAGTGTTGAATTGGAAGAAGTTCTTTCTGAGGGGGCATATATGCTTTTATATAGCAG GGTTTCCGTCAGACCATCATGTCTTAAAACCGTGGGAGGTTTAAAAGAGCAGGATCCGGCTAGAAAAGTTGAAATAGGCAGCTGCACAAATGAGAAAATTGAATGCACAAAGGAAAAGGATTGCTTCTCAGTTCTGGAGTCTCCCGAGTCTCTAGTATCTGAAAGGAATTCAGAATTTGTAAATGAACATGATTTTGCATCAAACTCAGCTGTTTCGATGGATATTTCCTCTTGTGGAAATAAGTCGTGTTCTAGAGTTGACTCTGAAGATATGGATATCAAGTCGTTGCTTTCATCTGGTACAGTGGTCTTAAACTGTGACAGGGATGCAACAGTTGCATTTAACTCTGAAGCTGCAGGTGCAGATTCCGATCATATGAATGCAATTGATTGTTATTCAAATACATCTGTTCTGGTGGAGATTTCTGAGGGTGATAAGGATTCATCTTCTTCAACCAACTCCAAAGCCGTGGTGTTAGAAGATTCTGTCAATACAGGTCAAGTTAGCTCTGAATCAAGTTCTGGTATTATTAAGGATTCCAAAGTTAACGGCGATGTATATTCCTTTTCGGGCCTGGCAACAACTAAAACGTCAACAGAGACAAGGTACCAGAAATAA